A window of Rhipicephalus microplus isolate Deutch F79 chromosome X, USDA_Rmic, whole genome shotgun sequence genomic DNA:
ACCTGTTGAAGCTAACTGGTGGTCAATAGGAAACCCCATTGACCTAAAATGGTCAACCCATTTATACTAAATGGTATACTGGTGGTTGTCCACTTGGTGTGAATAGGCTGACCTGTTGAAGCCAACTGGTGGTGAATAGAAAACCCGTTGACCTGAAATGGTCAACCCATTGAAAATTAATGGTAGGCACGTGGTTGCCCGGCAGGTCTCAGTAGACTAACCCGTTGAAGCTAACTGGTAATCCTGTGGTTCCAGATGTTTGGCCCACTGATCGTAACTGGCATTCCAAACAGCCCCCAATTCATTCTAGTTGGTAAGCAAATTCAATGTGGCTGGTAACCACATGACTTCCCACATTGTTGCAAATGGTCAGCACTTTGATGGTAATTGAGACTCCAATGATTCCATATGTTTCAATAAAaggttgagttgggctagttgatacaTACTTGGATACATGCAGCGCGAACTTagacaaagaacacagacaagcgctcGTCTGCGTTGTGACTCTCTGGTCTTCGACCAAGCTGCACTGCATGTATCCAGATGATTGGCCCAGTGACAAAAGCTGGTGTTTAGCCAGTCACCATTCTACCTGGTAAGCCAATTTAATATGGCTGGCCATTAGTTTCTGGTAAGCACTTGGTTGACGCTAAATTGCTAACTGCATTTCAGCCAGCCAGTGGTTGGTATACAGAGAGAGCCAACTGAAGCTAAGTAGTAGTGTAGTAATTGCAGTCTCTTGGCTGACCTATAAACATGATTATCACATTTCTGCGGATGCAAGTAGAAAATGACAATCCTGTAGAAGGCTGGCTGTCATCACACTGCACTTCATTAATTGCAATTTCACAACACAGTGGAAACAGCACAGGCTGGATTACCTAGTGTGAATGTGACATTAATGCACACTCAAATGCATGCACATACAAGATAAAAACaatggtagagaaaaaaaaaaatatgaaagaatGAAAATTTATTCACACATTCCATAATATTTACACTATTTAGAAAATGCACCAATGGTCCTCCTCTGTTAAACTTCCGCAACGCCCTGGTTGTCCTTCGCCCTGCAAATGTTTTGCAGAATTTATACATTTAGTCAGCCACACAATGGCTTACATTCTTCCAAGTCTAGATGTGATTTAACATAAAAACATTAACATAAAAATAGCTATGCATGTTGAAGGGGtacaacagctgtgccaattacgcgaatttgatacaattccccgcTTTTGCGCCGAGCTGCCAAAACCATAttgcgccacgctgcgccaaaatgccagaCGAGCCTCCAAATTTTCTCAGTCTCTTTCTGTACATGCATGTTGCAAGCAGATGAATATGGCCAAGTTTctcttaaaaaaaggggggggggggagtccttTGACACAAAGAACACACTTATCTTACCGCTTGGCAAGCTTCTCAATATCTGAAAGCTTCTCAACAATGAAGTGGTTCATCTGTTTGACTGCCAACGGCAGTACTCCTGCAGGCACGCCTTGATGCTCCAGACGTGCTCTGTAGCAGTCTGAAACAACAAAAATTATCAATAAATAGCCTTGAAGAAACCAGCTGCTTAAAGAACTAATAGCATCGATATTACTTTAAGAACACAAAAGTTCAAAATTGAACTTTTAGTCATATTTCTTGATGCAATGAAGTGTTATATGCTGAATGGCCTAGAATATGCCTTAGCAGCACAGGCTTGAACAATACAGAAAGCATTCTCCAGTTAGCAAAAGTGTTCCGTTCCAGCATTTATTAGAAAAAGGAAACTGCGAACTTAGCGTGCACATGCACAAAAATAATCTAAAAAAGTAACATTTCACAGCTCTCCACTCGCACCATGTAACTGTGTGGATTTATATAGTGCAGGAAGAAAGCAGAGAacactatttctttttttgtcattttttatgaaagagaTATAAGTTATGATGAAAAAAATGCTGGCAGTCTACACACTAGCTCTATtgttggcttttctttttttcgactaTCTTTTTGAACTACCAGTGCATTTAAGAGACTTAAGACTTTCACCTGCCTGCACTCCTGACTAAAACAAATGAATTTAATAGTAAGTAAGAGGCAAGGTGTTGGGTCACATTTTTACAACTACATAGTTTATGTAAAATTGTGTTCATAACTGAAGTCAAAGCAGACAGTAAAGTTTGTAGTGGCTTCAAAATAGACTCAATTGCAACCGAGCTTTGCTGTGATTTCATGTACTAAGAATAAGATTGGTTCAATATGCATTCCAAGAGACTGTCTGCACACTTACCACGCATTACGTCCAACTTCCACGGTGTTAGGGGAGCCTTGCGTGGACGGTTAGGGTACCGTGGACAATGTTTTCCTGCATAACAGATATCCACAACAACGAATTCCCCCGTTACCAACTGACACACACTATGCTTTTGTATTATAACCAACCATGCAGGGAGCGTTCCTTAAGGTTGTCTTTCGACCAGATGGTGACTAGCAGGTCCTTGACAAATAAGGAATCCTTATGATGGGACTGCACATGTTCCCATGCACCTTTCTTGACCATAAGCCCTCGTCCAATGTCCACCTGCACGGAACATATGCATTCTGAAGGCATCCATGTGCAGTGCAACCTGTATTGCATATCATAAACAACAAAGGTCTATTCATTTCACCAGCACTTTGTCAGCCAGTTTTGTGGTGCTGCACTCTAGCATTCTTTCTATGAACTGCACATGGTGGTGTCAGCACCACAGTATTCATTGAGAGAAAGTGCAGCCTTTGTGCAAGACCAGTTTACAAAGTGCCTGCACCTTCTCAGTGAGGTTGTGCTGAATCCGCGCAGCACGAGATGGCTAAAACAGCAGCAGACAAGGCCAAGTGTATTCCTTAATATTTCTGTCCAACAAGTACGTTAGTGAAGTTGTTTTAGTAAGTTGTGTTGCTGACAACgaaattcattttttttggtTGTTCATAAGTTCTGCTTAAAATTTACACATATCTATAATGATCACTGAACTCTTTTTGGAATGTCTTGCTCAGCTGTGCAGAGACAAACTTCTATGACAAGTAATCTATAATGCTCAATCTTGCTTTATATTATTTTAACATGCTTTCAAAAGAACAGTTGTTTGTAATTTGGACAGCTGCACATTATTGACATTCCAGATAGAATACCATTGTTTCACTGTCATTCGGTTGCGGATTGGATGAACCTGGGCGAAGGGCTCGCTCTGTCAAGGTGTCTTGTAGATCCTCAGACACGAAGGGGCTCGACTGGCTGCCATCCATGATCCTTTTCATAATTCTGCAGCCTGCATTTATACATGAGGTGCCGTGCTGTTTGCATTGCCCAGAGAGGAAAAAGAGCTGACAAAATATTTTCATTAAATTTCATCAAACAGCTGTAAACAATAGCCATTTGCAGTCTAAACTCGAAATATCTTCACTTAAAGACTGCCGAACGTTTTATGGTAACAAGCTGTACACACTGCTAAATGTCAGAAGAATGGCATTAATGCTTTCACAGCACAAAATCAGTACAATGAAGACATTTTCTGCTTCATACCTTTCATGTCTTCCAGTGCAGAAATAACCTTGTCCTGAAGCTCCATGTTCAGTCTTCTGAGTTGAGCCATCTCCctgtctttttcttcattttgttttcgCAGTTGGCGAATGATGGTAGATTTTTTCTCTACCTGCTCTTCAAGGTTATCAATGGTTTCATGAGCCCCCTGAAGGCGCCCACTGTCCATTGCTTCTTTGTGGTGCTTTTTAGAATGTGGCCCATCTTGATTTTTCGCCTGCCTCTtcatattttctttcttgctttttaaaaGCTGAAGCAGGCGTGCCTCTGCACcacttgttgttttgtttttcgttttttctttgatAGGGCTCTGGGCGAAAATAGAAAATAACTTGTTACACACTGTTTACACAAGTGTTGACAGGACCTTTTGTAGGAGGTTTAGATAATAATTTACCTCCGCTTCATTCTCGTAGTCCGAAGACGCCGGCGAATAAACCCTCTTCGGAATACGCGTTCTCTCTCTGGCCTCTGTCTCCGCGAAGTCCTCCGATTCTGGAAAACGTGAGGGCGGATTGCAACATTAACATTTACTGAGTTAGTGTCACATCATCCTCTGACGCGTGCACATTTCACGATCTCTAGCATGCACTTTTATtagttttattgcattgtaaattAACCATCGAACCTCGTGTGAATGCTTAAGTACCGTTGTAACACAACGTCATATGCCGCGAGCGAAATAGTAGCGTATAGACCTTGTCATTAGGTATAAAAGCTGCAGTGCCACAAACAAAGGCGCGTCCTACCGCAAAAGGGCCTTATATACTCCAGGCTGATATACCCGACGCTGTTGGTATCTCTCTGCGGCCAGGTAAATACCAGCGTCATCTCCGTAGAGTTTTCAGGTATATGCATAAATTAATAATGACACCATACTTATTTGCGATTGCACGCGGTAAATTAACAAAATGAACTATGCTAGTGGAGATTATCGATAAAATACTTTGTAGTTACTAACGGTGAACAGTGCTTAGCAGTCAGCCAGGCCAAAGAGAATGCATTTCGCCGGCAACATATCAAACAAAAGCAGGCTTACCTCCCAGTGCCAGAATCCGGGCCCTATAGTAATCGCTGTCTCCACTGTCGTCCGTCCATTTGACTAAATAGAGGGATTTGGACTTGAAGTCTTGCTGGTGACGGGGGAAGAAATCTTTAACGTCTTCTATTGGCACCGTTCcaatttttttatcatcttcGTACCGGACTCGAACGTGggtaatcatcttgcaatgctgAAGAAAACATCTACACACGTGCGCTACAGCTGGTCAAACGCTGGTCGCACACAGCAAGCAACAAGGGTCGACCGCAGCTGCGGATCTGATAGTTTGTCAATGAAAATGTTATTCTTCATTATAAGTAAACAAAAAATCAGAATAATTTTAAAagtatttttttacttttataatgTTTGTTTAACGCTACGCTGTTTCAATCAATTCACATGCAGACTGCTGGCTGCAGGGTGTCTATGCAATATGGCAGCCGCTGTGGCCGCAGGCAGCCGGTGCACATTGTCCTATCGCTTACATCGCCGTTTCTGTACTTCGTGTCCCGGAGTGAAGTAAGCCGTCTTGTTGCTTCAAGACCTCGCGATGGAGCGCggtccgaagaaaagaaagagaggacccTACAAGACTTATTTAAATCCCAAGTCTCAGTTCCAGCTACCAAGGAGCACCGCACGCGCTTGCCCGCCGACCGTAAGTTCTGATCATTTTCAACATGGATGGGCACTTTCGATCGGGGTTTTAGCTTGATCCGGGCCCTGCTGGTATCAGATCAGCGGTTGTCCACAACATTAATCTGCATGTTGCTCAACGACTTCGATCGTTGCGCCGTGTTTTACGGTCTTCCTTTTTACCACCCTTTATAGTTCTGCCCGCGAATGATCGAATGTGCTCGGCCGTGTTAAATTGCTATTTTTTATcagtgcattttctttttcattaattTAGCGCAGCAATTTAAGTCCAAATCTCATTATTTTCTTCTAGGGTGCCAGCCCTAGCATGCCTTCTTCGAGTGATGAGGCAGACAGCGACACTGAAAGGGCAGATCCACCAAGTCGAACAACATCACTGAAGAGCCGGAATAGTCACATAGCTAGTCCGGGCTCCGAACGTCCGGAAAGTGAAGAAGATTTCCCCGAGTCCGATAATGAGCCGGTAAATTGAGCTGGTAGTAGAATGCTACGAGAACTATTGTTTCTATACGATAAACCGTTTACTATATCGGCGCACTTGTTCTATCACAGGTAACGTCAAGTGGAGGCCGGTTAGGCTCGTCAGCTGGCAGTGCTATGGAAGCTCCTGCTGCAGCCCCTGAAGCACAAGAGCAGAGGAACAGCGCTGATCCGTCACAGAAATTTCCTGCACGCGAGCCTCACGCCccagcagatgaagttattttactAAGGCTTATCAGTTAATTAGTAAGCATACACATGCTATTTTATGCTTATGTATTACGATGGGAAATTATAAATTTTGGTTGGTTTTTTTTAGGACTCTCCACTTCAAGACGGCATTGCAAGCCTTTCTGACGCAGATGATTCGTCACTGTTTGATAAGGATGAAGAGGTAACTTTTACACACTAGTTGCACTCTACAAATATGTGCAGCTGGAAGATTCACATCCACTAGAATAGCCTTGAGCAAGTGCATTGGCACTGTGGTTTTCTCTTGCATAATCAGTTCAAGACGAGTTATCACTTGGGACAATAAACTCTGGGAACAACCTGCAACAGGTTTTCAGACCATGTTCTTAACACTGTCTGTTGTCATGTAATTTACGTGCTATGAGTGAACTAGCACAGCTAACTAGAATAGGCAGATTGGGTTACTGTGGCActaaatgcttctttttttttttcttcacaggaAGCTTTTTCAAGTGACCATGCTTCACAGCAAGGTTTCCCTGGAGATTTTCTCACATTAGATGATGACATGGTGTGTTTGTTTTCACTGGAAATAACTAGATTTATGGTCAGGTTTTAAGGGCACTACTTTCACAGGCTCTTTTATGTACTGGAAAATGTCTGTGTAAATTGGGCACTGTTAAGAGGGACACGTAGCGGTGATTTGGTGAATGATTCATTTCAAGAtcactggctctttcattttaaaGAATATCTCACCAGTTGGTCTGTAAAAAGTTATCAGCCTAGCAGGCATGATATTTTGTACTGATCAATAACAGAGTTGTTTGCTCATATTCATTGGGCTTATCACGGTTCACTATAACTGAATTCTGTGATAGCTTCATtgacgaaagctttttttttttttactttcagcaGCCTGCTGCAGATCCAGTGACAGAGCCTGATCCATCTTGCAAGGCACGCTTTGGAGACCTTTTTACACAACTTGTCACTGAGAAAGTGGTTCTTTCGAAGGGAGATATTCTCCTAATGGCACTAAAGCATGCTGTGAAGAATAATTTGACTCTTTTGGGTTTAACTAGCTTAATAGATTTAATTAACAGAATTTTTGATAAACCTATATTACCTCACTCACAGTATCACCTACAT
This region includes:
- the LOC119166757 gene encoding uncharacterized protein LOC119166757, translating into MITHVRVRYEDDKKIGTVPIEDVKDFFPRHQQDFKSKSLYLVKWTDDSGDSDYYRARILALGESEDFAETEARERTRIPKRVYSPASSDYENEAESPIKEKTKNKTTSGAEARLLQLLKSKKENMKRQAKNQDGPHSKKHHKEAMDSGRLQGAHETIDNLEEQVEKKSTIIRQLRKQNEEKDREMAQLRRLNMELQDKVISALEDMKGCRIMKRIMDGSQSSPFVSEDLQDTLTERALRPGSSNPQPNDSETMVDIGRGLMVKKGAWEHVQSHHKDSLFVKDLLVTIWSKDNLKERSLHGWL
- the LOC142776080 gene encoding uncharacterized protein LOC142776080 isoform X4, whose translation is MERGPKKRKRGPYKTYLNPKSQFQLPRSTARACPPTGASPSMPSSSDEADSDTERADPPSRTTSLKSRNSHIASPGSERPESEEDFPESDNEPVTSSGGRLGSSAGSAMEAPAAAPEAQEQRNSADPSQKFPAREPHAPADEVILLRLIS